A genomic window from Corallococcus exiguus includes:
- a CDS encoding type VI immunity family protein, whose protein sequence is MSANLPTLRLHYRDGAVAARDGVVVSFFIPHDHSIVAQACWRALQTYVRAIPPQSLNWYGADDGDVLELDEDGWEVIRKRMVDRPSRLAWHVGLSDLDGGTGGYQFEYHSYRIQLPLCVGSSTAMSFTFPTEFLLDQGPHQMRDLVLELARELPFHFGYASFALASREGSWTGGDWKVLEKYSARYLGVDLPAVAGLGYVIGTHALGAHWLTFLGPPLLDRMGGTEALRQALPFPEVSLLPMEQDRLLVTLSEWPEAIDIETEPVPPQYRALACFLKPFMYKSDDAGIGNYLDHWRRRLCP, encoded by the coding sequence ATGAGCGCGAACCTCCCCACCCTTCGTCTCCATTACAGGGATGGCGCGGTAGCGGCCCGCGACGGTGTCGTGGTCTCGTTCTTCATCCCCCATGACCACAGCATCGTGGCGCAGGCATGCTGGCGGGCCTTGCAGACCTACGTTCGAGCCATCCCACCCCAGTCGCTGAACTGGTACGGCGCGGACGATGGGGATGTCCTTGAACTGGATGAGGACGGATGGGAGGTCATTCGCAAGCGGATGGTGGATCGCCCCTCCCGCTTGGCCTGGCACGTCGGATTGTCCGACCTGGATGGGGGCACCGGGGGATACCAGTTCGAGTATCACAGCTACCGGATCCAACTCCCGCTCTGCGTTGGGTCCTCCACCGCGATGTCCTTCACGTTCCCGACCGAATTCCTTCTGGATCAGGGACCCCATCAGATGCGGGACCTGGTGTTGGAGTTGGCTCGGGAGCTGCCCTTCCATTTCGGCTACGCGAGCTTCGCTCTTGCCTCTCGAGAGGGCTCCTGGACCGGAGGGGACTGGAAGGTCCTGGAGAAATACTCCGCGCGCTATCTGGGTGTGGACCTGCCCGCTGTCGCTGGCCTCGGTTACGTTATCGGAACCCACGCCCTGGGCGCGCACTGGCTCACCTTCCTGGGCCCGCCGCTGCTGGACCGGATGGGAGGCACTGAAGCGCTGCGGCAGGCACTGCCGTTCCCGGAGGTCTCCCTCCTCCCCATGGAACAGGATCGCCTGCTGGTCACCCTGAGCGAATGGCCCGAGGCCATCGACATCGAGACGGAACCCGTTCCGCCCCAGTACCGCGCCCTGGCCTGCTTCCTGAAACCTTTCATGTACAAGTCGGACGACGCCGGGATCGGGAACTACCTGGACCACTGGCGGCGACGGCTCTGTCCCTGA